The following are from one region of the Geoalkalibacter subterraneus genome:
- the rpsI gene encoding 30S ribosomal protein S9, with translation MAQEMFTATGKRKTSVARVRMLPGDGKIFVNNRSLDEYFGRETSKMVVMQPLELTSHVGQFDIHVNVRGGGPSGQAGAIKHGITKALLEVDSELRGVLKKAGFITRDSRVKERKKYGQRGARRSFQFSKR, from the coding sequence ATGGCTCAGGAAATGTTTACCGCTACCGGTAAGAGAAAAACTTCCGTGGCCCGGGTGCGTATGCTGCCGGGTGACGGCAAGATCTTTGTTAATAATCGCAGCCTTGATGAGTATTTCGGGCGCGAGACCTCCAAGATGGTTGTCATGCAGCCTCTCGAGTTGACCAGCCATGTCGGCCAGTTCGATATTCATGTCAACGTCAGGGGCGGCGGACCTTCCGGTCAGGCCGGTGCCATCAAGCACGGCATTACGAAAGCGTTGCTCGAGGTCGACTCCGAGTTGCGCGGCGTGCTGAAGAAAGCCGGGTTCATTACCCGTGACAGTCGCGTCAAGGAGCGTAAGAAATACGGTCAGCGTGGTGCGCGGCGGAGCTTCCAGTTCTCCAAACGTTGA
- the rplM gene encoding 50S ribosomal protein L13, translating into MSTQIGSNAQKDKKWFVVDVEDKVLGRAATEVARVLRGKHKATFSPSVDTGDFVIVLNADKIRLTGNKLADKMYYRHSGYTGGIKEINAEKLLASKPEELIKKAVKGMLPKNKLGRQMFRKLKVYTGSEHPHQAQQPKELTF; encoded by the coding sequence ATGAGCACCCAGATCGGTTCAAACGCCCAGAAAGACAAGAAGTGGTTCGTAGTCGACGTCGAGGACAAGGTTCTCGGCCGCGCTGCAACCGAGGTGGCCCGAGTGCTTCGAGGCAAGCACAAGGCAACCTTTTCCCCCAGTGTCGATACCGGAGATTTTGTCATTGTCCTCAATGCCGACAAGATCCGTTTGACCGGAAACAAGCTGGCTGACAAGATGTATTACCGTCACTCCGGCTATACCGGTGGGATCAAGGAAATCAATGCCGAAAAGCTGCTGGCGTCCAAGCCGGAAGAGCTGATCAAAAAGGCGGTCAAAGGCATGTTGCCCAAAAACAAGCTCGGTCGTCAGATGTTTCGCAAGCTCAAAGTCTACACCGGTTCGGAACATCCCCACCAGGCTCAGCAGCCCAAGGAATTGACTTTTTAG
- a CDS encoding universal stress protein yields the protein MKKPLRILVPIDFSRYSLETLNFAAGLSDYFDPSYYLLYVHLDGEFESFTQMAGSLREEQQKKLDEARDQLEREAERLRSDYPDLHVEVDAVTGVPFKEICRFADQKNIELIVIGTHGRTGLSHLLIGSTAERVVQQASCPVLSVKPSVL from the coding sequence ATGAAAAAGCCATTGAGAATTCTCGTTCCCATCGATTTCTCCAGGTACAGTCTGGAAACTCTTAATTTTGCGGCAGGGTTGAGCGACTATTTCGATCCCAGCTATTATCTCCTTTATGTTCATCTGGACGGCGAATTTGAATCCTTTACCCAGATGGCAGGCAGCCTGCGGGAGGAACAGCAGAAGAAGCTAGATGAAGCCCGGGATCAACTTGAACGCGAGGCCGAGCGCCTGCGCAGTGATTATCCGGATCTGCATGTTGAGGTTGATGCGGTCACCGGTGTCCCCTTCAAGGAAATCTGCCGCTTTGCCGACCAGAAAAACATTGAACTCATCGTGATCGGGACTCATGGCCGCACAGGCTTGTCCCATCTTCTGATCGGCAGCACCGCCGAACGTGTGGTGCAGCAGGCCAGCTGCCCGGTTCTGAGTGTTAAGCCCTCGGTTCTCTGA
- the truA gene encoding tRNA pseudouridine(38-40) synthase TruA, with protein MAVTSNIRLLIEYDGTNYVGWQVQANGLSVQQILEEKLWELLGEPVRLISSGRTDAGVHARGMVANFRTSRSLPMRAYREGLNRLLPVDIAVREAHIVHEDFHSRFDARGKWYRYTLYLSPVRSPLARRFSWHLRSELDTGRMRCAAGKFVGQHDFRAFRGAGCGARTTVREIYSVDLLEEPPFLHIDVKGEGFLRNMVRMMAGTLVAVAREKVSLAEFDRLLRGAHGGKAGPTAPAHGLCLMEVWYDERQSS; from the coding sequence GTGGCGGTGACCTCCAATATCCGTTTGCTCATCGAATATGACGGTACCAACTATGTCGGATGGCAGGTGCAGGCCAATGGACTGTCCGTACAGCAGATTCTTGAAGAGAAATTATGGGAACTTCTGGGAGAGCCCGTTCGGCTTATCTCATCCGGACGAACCGATGCCGGCGTGCATGCCCGGGGAATGGTGGCGAACTTCCGTACTTCGCGATCATTGCCGATGCGCGCCTACCGCGAAGGTCTGAACCGGCTTCTTCCCGTGGATATCGCGGTGCGTGAAGCCCACATCGTTCATGAGGATTTTCATTCCCGTTTTGATGCTCGGGGTAAATGGTATCGTTACACTCTTTATCTCTCTCCTGTGCGCTCGCCTCTGGCGCGGCGGTTCAGCTGGCATCTGAGATCCGAACTGGATACGGGGCGTATGCGCTGCGCTGCGGGAAAGTTCGTGGGACAACATGATTTTCGCGCCTTCAGGGGCGCCGGGTGTGGGGCCCGGACCACCGTGAGGGAAATCTACTCTGTGGATCTATTGGAAGAACCTCCTTTTTTGCATATTGATGTCAAAGGGGAGGGTTTTTTACGCAACATGGTGCGTATGATGGCAGGGACGCTTGTCGCCGTGGCCAGAGAGAAAGTTTCGTTGGCTGAGTTTGATCGACTGCTCCGGGGGGCACATGGGGGAAAAGCAGGTCCCACAGCCCCGGCTCATGGATTGTGCCTGATGGAAGTCTGGTACGATGAAAGGCAGTCGTCGTAG
- a CDS encoding CbiQ family ECF transporter T component, translating into MHRLDSRLKLVMVSVLIAAVFSAPGFVQLSVLAALTLALMALSAIAPVVWWRGLWFFRWFFLFTLVLHLLFTPGHTLFGIEFLSQDGLKTGLTVILRLCLAVCLASLLSLTVDASCLARAGVDLLRPLARFGIPVERWGAFFLLILNFLPLLRQELNALVPRARALASAGFRQRLDGLRDLLSTLLFRLCDHADTWALQMARGESVQSPCPAVKLKPLPVFVQIVVSCGVFGVVGVLWLWR; encoded by the coding sequence ATGCACCGGCTGGATTCCCGTTTGAAACTGGTTATGGTTTCGGTCCTGATCGCTGCGGTGTTCAGTGCCCCAGGGTTCGTTCAGCTTTCCGTTCTTGCAGCTCTGACCCTCGCACTCATGGCACTCTCGGCGATTGCCCCGGTGGTCTGGTGGCGCGGGCTCTGGTTTTTCCGCTGGTTTTTTCTCTTCACTCTGGTACTCCATCTGCTTTTCACCCCAGGTCATACCCTGTTCGGGATTGAATTCCTTTCGCAAGACGGGCTTAAAACAGGCCTCACTGTGATATTGAGGCTGTGCCTGGCTGTCTGCCTGGCTTCTCTGCTGTCTCTGACGGTAGATGCTTCGTGCCTGGCTCGTGCAGGCGTCGACCTGCTGCGTCCGTTGGCACGATTCGGGATTCCTGTTGAACGCTGGGGCGCATTTTTCCTTTTGATTTTGAATTTTCTTCCTCTTCTGCGACAGGAGTTGAACGCGCTGGTACCACGGGCAAGGGCGCTCGCCAGTGCCGGGTTCAGGCAACGGTTGGACGGATTGCGTGATCTTCTCTCGACCCTGCTTTTTCGCCTCTGCGACCATGCCGACACCTGGGCGCTGCAGATGGCTCGGGGCGAATCTGTTCAATCTCCTTGCCCTGCCGTGAAGCTCAAACCTTTGCCTGTGTTCGTGCAGATTGTTGTCTCTTGCGGAGTTTTTGGCGTAGTGGGAGTCCTTTGGCTGTGGCGGTGA